The Accipiter gentilis chromosome 7, bAccGen1.1, whole genome shotgun sequence genome includes a region encoding these proteins:
- the PIEZO1 gene encoding piezo-type mechanosensitive ion channel component 1 isoform X3, whose protein sequence is MERRALCAGLYWLLLPLALLAACLFRFNVLSLVYLLFLLLLPWFPGPTQHSAGGHTSRLLKALLGTSILFLLAHFVFQICLYTLPILDQLLGPSCSTWEVLARHIGVTRLDLSDIPNSVRLVAPDVGILLASSLCLCLCRRLVPKAGPAARGRRPESVDPLERGEEEDVERHGGTADGDTPLSARLRVTAHWLLWAAGKGLAILLLALAGITLPSASSSIYYLLFVGLCTWWACHLPTSRLAFDTLCFLVGIYAGGHLLCLYAYQTPFVQGVFPPPTIWARLFGFKDVVLYRNCSQPNALVLNTGHPWPVYANPGILLLLYYTVATLVKLRRLDARRTAVLAQPLARCPARELVELESWPKDTDGVAEDTKPMLSPSTGKPGSGAENCTVHVMGNSPQLGRRRPAERLPLHALGHVIMKQSYVCALIAMMVWSITYHSWLTFVLLLWACLIWTVRSRHHFAMLCSPFLLLYGIALCSLQYVWGMDLAPELPTRVGFMSLEQLGLVHPKYPCLDLGAKLLLTLTFWLLLRQFVKEKLLTRRCPATPLLEVTVSDTEPSRQRDVLKALGVLVRDFYAKYWICVCAGMFIVVSFAGRLVVYKIVYMFLFLLCLTLFQVYYSLWRKVLKGFWWLVVAYTMLVLIAVYTFQFEDFPMYWRNLTGLTDEQLGDLGLKQFSVSELFSSTLIPGFFLLACILQLHYFHRPFMHITDVEHIPAATMPACHIPRPEELHGSRLLRDAAAAENAVTSDSDTASQAPTKWGLVLERLIVLGWTFSDTLTRAQVFVGRLLELHILKLVALYTVWVALQEVSLMNFLLVLLWAFAMPYCRFRHMASCLSTVWTCIIIVCKMLYQLKIVDPSEYSSNCTQPQLNGTNLNPEELGNSTLYRGPVDPANWFGIRKGYPNLGYIQNHLLVLLLLVFEAVVYRRQEYYRKQHQLVAPVTETIFEDISREHLDHGLGSCAKYFLNYFYYKFGLEICFLMTVNVIGQRMNFMVILHGCWLVVILTRRRRAAIARLWPKYCLFLVVFLLYQYLLCVGMPPALCVDYPWRWTRALPFNSALIKWLYLPDFFVAPKSTNLINDFALLLCAAQQWRVFEAERTEEWLRAAGENTDRLDLARDPHNPTPNFIHCRSYLDMVKVVVFRYLFWFVLVVVFITGATRISLFGLGYLLACFYLLLFGTAMLRKPARARLVLWDCLILYNITVIISKNMLSLLSCVFVQQMQSNFCWVIQLFSLVCTVKGYYDPKEMGKDQDCSLPVEEAGIIWDSICFFFLLLQRRVFLSYYYLHVMLDLQASALQASRGVALFKASTLKSMHSHRQAEKKSLAQLKRQMERIRAKQEKYHQERLPRGTGEGQDEARPVLHSGEYFLFESDSEEEEEAAVPEEPQPGRQSAFQLAYQAWVTNTRTALRQQEQPEAAGAEVAAGDSGVREEELEAPEEAEGQEEEEEEGSAERGNVVQRVLNTLRFLWVLCRAMVDGLTQWLDTCTREHADMSTVLCLERYVLTRRLATGEDMHRGVLDELYLLPPEEPPAEELNPRGAGGADPQNGVASSGHQGATPGPVGCPLPTGSQEQVTILESQEDVAGSQELLALPQNRSRTASELLLSRRLYFPELEESERFYRSHNRFLKLLLAGYRCVAAHSELLCYFIIILNNMVTASVISLFLPILVFLWAMLSIPRPSKRFWMTAIIFTEVMVVVKYLFQFGFFPWNGYTMLVRNEGKPFFPPRILGLEKTDRYIKYDLIQLLALFFHRSLLLSYGLWDHEEDSFPKKKAEAEQVEDEEEEERREEAASPTGEEGTEVSAEQGTPGAATGPEPEGDAVGQEKGAGAMQLRFRRKRRWGKKQPEAAPEEGDGEEEEEEEEEEEAKQSHAQKKLKAFGLQVKLFFLTMAQNMYRPVRGFFWDILHTQHRAATDVYAFMFLADVVDFIIIIFGFWAFGKHSAAADITSSLSDDQVPEAFLVMLLIQFTTMVIDRALYLRKTVLGKLIFQVILVFSIHLWMFFILPAVTERLFSLNTVAQLWYFVKCIYFSLSAYQIRCGYPTRILGNFLTKKYNHLNLFLFQGFRLVPFLVELRAVMDWVWTDTTLSLSNWMCVEDIYANIFIIKCSRETEKKYPQPKGQKKKKIVKYGMGGLIILFLVAIIWFPLLFMSLVRSVVGVVNHPIDVTVTLKLGGYEPLFTMSAQQQSIQPFTPQDYEALTNQFERQPVAMQFITLYGYEDIVRARIEGSSGSLWSISPPSREQMRRELQNGSSDITLRLTWTFQRDLGKGGTVEHTFDKHTTDLQPGAPQRMELAQLLQGTRDAPVQVPKLFPKYIRAPNGPEANPVKQLLPDGEDSYLDVEVQLKRERAGAGRGGDSFLEWWVVRLKEATPSDGNILPMIIFNDKVSPPSLGFLAGYGIMGLYVSIVLVIGKFVRGFFSEISHSIMFEELPCVDRILKLCQDIFLVRETGELELEEELYAKLIFLYRSPETMIKWTREKE, encoded by the exons cctgccTTTTCCGATTCAACGTCCTCTCCTTGGTGtacctgcttttcctgctgctcctgccctggttCCCGGGGCCCACCCAGCACTCCGCCGGAG GTCACACCAGCCGCCTCCTCAAAGCTCTTCTGGGGACcagcatcctcttcctcctcgcccacttcgttttccaaatatgcctaTACACGCTGCCCATCCTGGACCAGCTGCTGGGGCCCAGCT GCAGCACCTGGGAGGTCCTCGCCCGGCACATCGGGGTCACCAG GCTGGACTTGAGCGACATCCCCAATTCGGTGCGTCTCGTGGCACCCGACGTTGGCATCCTGCTGGCCTCGTCcctctgcctgtgcctgtgccGCCGTCTCGTCCCCAAGGCCGGTCCTGCCGCCCGCGGCCGGAGGCCGGAGTCCGTGGACCCCCTTGAGCGG ggggaagaggaggacgTGGAGCGGCACGGCGGCACGGCCGATGGGGACACGCCGCTGAGCGCCAGGCTGCGGGTGACGGCTCACTGGTTGCTCTGGGCGGCTGGGAAGGGTCTGGCCATCCTACtgctggccttggccg GGATCACCCTGCCCTCCGCCTCCTCCAGCATCTACTACCTGCTCTTTGTGGGGCTGTGTACGTGGTGGGCTTGCCACCTTCCCACCAGCCGCCTGGCCTTCGACACCCTCTGCTTCCTCGTCGGCATCTACGCCGGCGGCCACCTCCTCTGCCTCTATGCCTACCAGACGCCCTTTGTCCAGGGGGTCTTCCCGCCCCCCACGATCTGGGCACG GCTGTTCGGCTTCAAGGATGTCGTCCTGTACCGCAACTGCTCCCAGCCCAACGCCCTGGTGCTCAACACCGGCCACCCCTGGCCCGTCTACGCCAACCCCGGCATCCTGCTCCTGCTCTACTACACTGTGGCCACCCTGGTGAAGCTGCGCCGGCTGGATGCCAGG AGAACCGCGGTGCTGGCACAGCCGCTGGCAAGGTGCCCGGcgagggagctggtggagctgGAGAGCTGGCCCAAGGACACCGACGGCGTGGCTGAGGACACCaag cccatgctATCCCCCAGCACCGGGAAGCCAGGCAGCGGTGCCGAAAACTGCACCGTCCACGTCATGGGCAACTCACCGCAGCTGG GCAGGAGGCGTCCGGCGGAGCGGCTGCCCCTGCACGCCCTGGGCCACGTCATCATGAAACAGAGCTACGTCTGTGCCCTCATCGCCATGATG gtgtGGAGCATCACCTACCACAGCTGGCTGACCTTCGTGctgctgctctgggcatgcctcaTCTGGACGGTGCGGAGCCGGCATCACTTTGCCATGCTCTGCTcgcctttcctcctcctctacgGCATCGCTCTCTGCAGCCTGCAGTACGTCTGGGGTATGGATCTGGCCCCCGAGCTGCCCACCCGCGTCGGCTTCATGAGCCTCGAACAGTTGGGGCTGGTGCACCCCAAATATCCCTGCTTGGACCTGGGGGCCAAG CTCCTGCTCACCCTCaccttctggctgctgctgcggcaGTTCGTTAAGGAGAAGCTGCTAACGAGGAGGTGCCCGGCCACCCCGCTCCTGGAGGTGACCGTCTCGGACACGG AGCCCAGCCGGCAGCGGGACGTGCTGAAGGCGCTGGGGGTCCTGGTGCGGGATTTCTATGCCAAATACTGGATCTGCGTCTGTGCCGGCATGTTCATCGTGGTGAGCTTCGCCGGGCGCCTTGTCGTCTACAAGATCGTCTAcatgttccttttcctcctttgcctcACCCTCTTCCAG GTGTACTACAGCCTGTGGCGCAAGGTGCTGAAGGGCTTCTGGTGGCTGGTGGTGGCGTACACCATGCTGGTGCTCATCGCCGTCTACACCTTCCAGTTTGAAGATTTCCCCATGTACTGGAGGAACCTGACGGGCCTCACCGACGAGCA gCTAGGCGACCTGGGTCTGAAGCAGTTCAGCGTCTCCGAGCTCTTCTCCAGCACCCTCATCCCGGGCTTCTTCCTCCTGGCCTGCATCCTCCAGCTCCATTACTTCCACCGCCCCTTCATGCACATCACCGACGTGGAGCACATCCCTGCTGCCACCATGCCAGCCTGCCACATCCCCAG GCCTGAGGAGCTGCACGGGAGCCGGCTGCTGCGGGATGCGGCTGCTGCCGAGAATGCCGTGACGAGTGACTCCGACACCGCGTCACAGG CGCCCACCAAATGGGGACTGGTACTGGAGCGCCTGATCGTGCTGGGCTGGACCTTCTCGGACACGTTGACCCGCGCACAGGTCTTTGTGGGGCGCCTGTTGGAGCTCCACATCCTCAAGCTGGTGGCTCTCTACACCGTCTGGGTGGCCCTGCAGGAG GTATCGCTGATGAATTTcttgctggtgctgctgtgggCCTTCGCCATGCCCTACTGCCGTTTCCGCCACATGGCCTCCTGCCTCTCCACTGTCTGGACCTGCATCATCATCGTCTGCAAGATGCTCTACCAGCTCAAGATCGTCGACCCCAGCGAGTACTCCAGCAACTGCACCCAG CCCCAGCTCAACGGCACCAACCTGAACCCAGAGGAGCTGGGTAACTCCACGCTGTACCGCGGCCCCGTGGACCCTGCCAACTGGTTCGGCATCCGCAAGGGTTACCCCAACCTGGGCTACATCCAG AACCAcctcctggtgctgctgctgctggtgttcGAGGCGGTGGTGTACCGGCGCCAGGAGTATTACCGCAAGCAGCACCAGCTAGTGGCCCCCGTCACCGAGACCATCTTTGAGGACATCTCCCGCGAGCATCTCGACCACGGCCTCGGCAGCTGTGCCAAATACTTCCTCAACTACTTCTACTACAAGTTTGGCTTGGAG ATCTGCTTCCTGATGACGGTGAATGTGATCGGGCAACGGATGAACTTCATGGTTATCCTGCACGGTTGCTGGCTGGTCGTCATCCTGACGCGGCGCCGGCGGGCGGCCATCGCCCGCCTCTGGCCCAAGTACTGCCTCTTCCTCGTCGTCTTCCTCCTCTACCAGTACTTGCTGTGCGTGGGCATGCCGCCCGCCCTCTGCGTGG ACTATCCGTGGCGCTGGACCCGAGCCCTCCCCTTCAACTCGGCGCTCATCAAGTGGCTCTACCTGCCTGACTTCTTCGTGGCCCCCAAATCCACCAACCTCATCA ATGACTTCGCGCTGCTGCTGTGTGCGGCCCAGCAGTGGCGGGTCTTCGAGGCCGAGCGCACCGAGGAATGGCTGCGGGCGGCCGGCGAGAACACTGACCGGCTCGACCTGGCGCGGGACCCCCACAACCCCACGCCCAACTTCATCCACTGCCG GTCATACCTGGACATGGTGAAGGTGGTGGTCTTCCGCTACCTCTTCTGGTTCGTCCTGGTGGTGGTCTTCATCACCGGAGCCACCCGCATCAGCCTATTCGGCCTCGGCTACCTGCTGGCCTGCTTCTACCTCCTCCTCTTCGGCACTGCCATGCTGCGCAAGCCGGCCCGGGCTCGCCTTGTGCTCTGGGACTGCCTCATCCTCTACAACATCACCGTCATCATCTCCAAAAACATGCTGTCG CTCCTCTCCTGCGTCTTCGTGCAGCAGATGCAGAGCAACTTCTGCTGGGTGATCCAGCTCTTCAGCCTGGTCTGCACTGTCAAGGGCTACTACGACC CCAAGGAGATGGGGAAGGACCAGGACTGCTCGCTGCCCGTGGAGGAGGCGGGCATCATCTGGGACAGCAtctgcttcttcttcctcctgctccagcgCCGCGTCTTCCTCAGCTACTACTACTTGCACGTCATGCTGGACCTCCAGGCCTCTGCGCTGCAGGCTTCCAG GGGTGTCGCGCTGTTCAAGGCCAGCACCCTGAAGAGCATGCACTCCCACCGGCAAGCCGAGAAGAAGTCGCTGGCTCAGCTGAAGCGGCA GATGGAGCGGATCCGAGCCAAGCAGGAGAAGTACCACCAGGAGCGGCTGCCCCGTGGCACCGGTGAGGGGCAGGATGAGGCCAGGCCAG TGCTGCATTCGGGGGAATACTTCCTCTTTGAGTCGgacagcgaggaggaggaggaggcagcggtGCCAGAGGAGccgcagccaggcaggcagagcgCTTTCCAG CTCGCCTACCAGGCCTGGGTGACCAACACTAGGACAGCACtgcggcagcaggagcagccggAGGCAGCCGGTGCTGAGGTGGCTGCAG GGGACAGCGGAGTGAgggaggaggagttggaagcaCCTGAAGAGGCTGAAggccaggaggaagaggaggaggaaggctccg cagagcGGGGCAACGTGGTGCAGCGAGTGCTGAACACCCTGCGGTTCCTGTGGGTGCTGTGCCGGGCCATGGTGGACGGGTTGACCCAGTGGCTGGACACCTGCACTCGGGAGCACGCCGACATGTCCACCGTCCTGTGCCTCGAAAGATACGTCCTCACGCGCCGGCTGGCCACG GGAGAGGACATGCACCGCGGGGTCCTGGACGAGCTCTACCTGCTGCCGCCGGAGGAGCCCCCAGCTGAGGAGCTAAACCCACGGGGGGCCGGGGGTGCGGACCCCCAAAACGGCGTCGCTTCCAG CGGGCACCAAGGAGCCACCCCCGGCCCGGTGGGATGCCCGCTGCCCACCGGCAGCCAGGAGCAGGTGACAATTTTGGAGAGCCAGGAGGACGTGGCTGGGTCTCAGGAGCTCCTGGCCTTGCCCCAGAACCGGAGCCGGACAGCCAGCGAGCTCCTCCTGAGCAG GCGGCTGTACTTCCCTGAGCTGGAAGAGTCGGAGCGGTTTTATCGGTCCCACAACCGGTTCCTGAAGCTGCTGCTAGCTGGGTACCGCTGCGTGGCTGCCCACTCCGAGCTGCTCTGCTACTTCATCATCATCCTCAACAACATGGTGACTGCCTCCGTCATCTCCCTCTTCCTGCCCATCCTTGTCTTCCTCTGGGCCATGCTCTCCATCCCCCGGCCCAGCAAGCGCTTCTGGATGACCGCCATCATCTTCACCGAG gtgatggtggtggtgaaatACCTCTTCCAGTTTGGGTTCTTCCCCTGGAACGGCTACACCATGCTGGTGCGCAATGAGGGCAAGCCCTTCTTCCCACCCCGCATCCTGGGCTTGGAGAAGACTGACCGCTACATCAAGTATGACCTCATCCAGCTCCTGGCCCTCTTCTTCCATCGCTCCCTGCTGCTG TCCTACGGGCTGTGGGACCACGAGGAGGACTCCTTCCCCAAGAAgaaggcagaggcagagcaggtggaggatgaggaagaagaggagaggcGGGAGGAAGCAGCGTCCCCCACGGGTGAGGAAGGGACAGAGGTATCGGCAGAGCAGGGGACACCGGGCGCAGCCACAGGGCCGGAGCCGGAGGGTGATGCCGTGGGGCAGGAAAAGGGGGCCGGGGCGATGCAGCTCCGCTTCAGGAGGAAGAGGCGATGGGGGAAGAAGCAACCGGAGGCGGCTCCGGAGGAAG gggatggggaggaggaggaggaggaggaggaagaggaagaggcaaaACAGAGCCACGCTCAGAAGAAACTGAAGGCGTTTGGGCTGCAGGTCAAGCTCTTCTTCCTCACCAT GGCACAGAACATGTACCGGCCAGTGCGCGGGTTCTTCTGGGACATCCTGCACACCCAGCACCGGGCAGCCACCGACGTCTACGCCTTCATGTTCCTGGCCGATGTGGTCgacttcatcatcatcatcttcggCTTCTGGGCTTTCGGG AAACACTCAGCGGCTGCCGACATCACCTCCTCACTGTCAGATGACCAAGTGCCAGAGGCCTTCTTGGTCATGCTGCTCATCCAGTTCACCACCATGGTCATCGACCGCGCACTCTACCTCCGCAAGACCGTGCTGGGCAAGCTCATCTTCCAGGTCATCTTGGTCTTCAGCATCCACCTCTGGATGTTCTTCATCCTGCCGGCTGTCACCGAAAG GTTGTTCAGCCTCAACACAGTGGCCCAGCTGTGGTACTTCGTGAAGTGCATCTACTTCTCACTGTCCGCCTACCAGATCCGCTGCGGCTACCCTACCCGCATCCTGGGCAACTTCCTCACCAAGAAATACAACCACCTCAACCTCTTCCTCTTCCAGGG GTTTCGCCTCGTGCCCTTCCTGGTGGAGCTGCGGGCCGTCATGGACTGGGTCTGGACGGACACCACGCTGTCTCTCTCCAACTGGATGTGCGTGGAGGACATCTACGCCAACATCTTCATCATCAAGTGCAGCCGCGAGACGGAGAAG AAATACCCCCAGCCCAAGgggcagaagaagaagaagattgTGAAGTATGGCATGGGGGGCCTCATCATCCTCTTCCTCGTGGCCATCATCTGGTTCCCACTGCTCTTTATGTCGCTGGTGCGCTCCGTGGTGGGCGTTGTGAACCACCCCATCGACGTCACCGTCACCCTCAAGCTGGGGGGGTATGAG ccACTGTTCACCATGAGCGCCCAGCAGCAATCCATCCAGCCCTTCACCCCCCAGGACTACGAAGCCCTCACCAACCAATTTGAGAGGCAGCCG GTGGCCATGCAGTTCATCACGCTGTACGGCTACGAGGACATCGTGAGAGCTCGCATCGAGGGCAGCTCGGGCTCGCTCTGGAGCATCAGCCCCCCCAGCCGGGAACAGATGCGACGAGAGCTGCAGAACGGCTCCTCCGACATCACCCTCCGCCTCACCTGGACCTTCCAGAG GGACCTGGGCAAAGGGGGGACGGTGGAGCACACCTTCGACAAGCACACCACCGACCTGCAGCCCGGCGCGCCCCAGCGCATGGAGctggcccagctgctgcagggcaccCGTGATGCCCCCGT GCAAGTGCCCAAACTCTTCCCCAAATACATCCGGGCGCCCAACGGTCCCGAAGCCAACCCCGTCAAGCAGCTGCTGCCAG ATGGGGAGGACAGCTACCTGGACGTGGAGGTGCAGCTGAAACGGGAGCGTGCGGGCGCTGGCCGAGGGGGTGACAGCTTCTTGGAGTGGTGGGTGGTACGGCTGAAGGAGGCCACCCCCAGCGACGGCAACATCCTCCCTATGATCATCTTCAACGATAAAGTcagcccccccagcctgggcttcTTGGCTGGCTACGG GATCATGGGGCTGTACGTCTCCATTGTGCTGGTGATCGGGAAGTTCGTGCGGGGTTTCTTCAGTGAGATCTCGCACTCCATCATGTTCGAGGAGCTGCCCTGCGTGGACCGCATCCTGAAGCTGTGCCAGGACATCTTCCTGGTGCGGGAAACGGGcgagctggagctggaggaagagctCTATGCCAAGCTCATCTTCCTCTACCGCTCCCCCGAGACCATGATCAAGTGGACGCGGGAGAAGGAGTAA